A region from the Lolium perenne isolate Kyuss_39 chromosome 4, Kyuss_2.0, whole genome shotgun sequence genome encodes:
- the LOC139839191 gene encoding uncharacterized protein: MADSDDDYFFKNFIDTSSDEDSDDEFFTDAALIIHDHIVSQIPVHRGSLPGRAATLDRKRERGHDQLFTDYFQPKALYTPALFRRRFRMSRPLFRRIMDGVKLYDDYFHAKVDAIGKVGLSSYQKCTTAIRMLAYGVAGDFVDEYTRMSESTGLEAMYRFCRAVIGSFGEQYLRQPNAEDTACLLSIIASRGFPGMLGSIDCMHWEWKNCPFGWQGAYSGHSEGCTVILEAVASQDTWIWHSFFGMAGSHNDINVLQRSPVFDRLAYGQSPDVDFEINGHHYTKGYYLADGIYPPWATLVKTIRKPNSEKEARFAKEQEAARKDVERAFGILQARWAIVRHPARAWDVQTLWEVMTACVIMHNMIVEVERDDSLYDSDWEGQGELVTPQRGPASFQEVLHAHHEIRDLAVHNQLQADLIEHVWQHVGNNAANNDDEGNPEA; this comes from the coding sequence atggcggacagcgacgacgactacttcttcaagaacttcatcgacacgtcgtccgacgaggactcggacgacgaatttttcacggatgctgcgctgatcatccacgatcacattgtctcgcagatccccgtgcaccgggggtccttgccggggcgcgccgccaccttggaccgcaaaagagaacgcggccacgacCAGCTCTTCACCGATTACTTCCAACCCAAGGCATTGTACACGCCGGCCTTGTTTCGCCGTCGTTTTCGGATGTCCAGACCGTTGTtccgccggataatggatggcgtcaagctctacgacgactacttccacgcgaaagtggatgcaattggcaaggtaggcctctcttcgtaccagaaatgcacgacagcgattaggatgcttgcatatggtgttgccggtgatttcgtagatgagtacacgcgcatgagtgagtctaccggcTTGGAAGCGATGTACAGGTTTTGCAGAGCTGTGATCGGTTCGTTCGGAGAACAATACCTCCGGCAACCTAATGCAGAGGACACAGCTTGTCTGTTGTCAATCATCGCTTCCagggggtttcctgggatgcttggcagcatagactgcatgcactgggagtggaagaactgcccctttggttggcagggggcatacagtggccattctgaggggtgcacagtcattcttgaagctgttgcttcacaggatacatggatttggcactcattcttcggaatggctggctcgcacaatgacatcaatgtgcttcagcgctctccggtgtttgataggctagcgtacggtcagtcccctgatgtggattttgagatcaatggccaccactacaccaaggggtactaccttgctgatggtatctatccaccttgggctacacttgtgaagacaatccgaaaacccaactcagagaaggaggcaaggtttgccaaagagcaggaggcagcccggaaagatgtcgagcgggcgtttggcatcctccaagctcgttgggctatcgtcagacaccctgccagagcctgggatgtgcaaactctgtgggaggtgatgaccgcatgtgtaatcatgcataacatgattgttgaggtagagcgggatgattcactctatgatagtgactgggagggccagggagagttggttactcctcaacgtggcccggcatcattccaggaagttcttcatgcacaccatgaaattcgagatctagctgtacacaaccagctgcaggcagatttgatcgagcacgtctggcagcatgtaggcaacaatgctgcaaacaacgatgatgaaggaaatccggaagcctag
- the LOC127294431 gene encoding protein SCARECROW 2, with the protein MGSSSLLLFPSSSSAAPNHSSYSHASHSSLLPPLPSPSPSPSDLFLYLHHLDHHEAAADAMVRKRPAPDVDLPPPRRHVTGDLSDVTAATGAAPPPPPPVLLSSAVPGTAQLPALPMQLPAFGGHHLQAPVTIEVPPPVPQVGPGPPDGNANNNSTAWVDGIIRDIIGSSGASVSVAQLIHNVREIIHPCNPGLASLLELRLRSLLASDLAHPTPPPPPHHPLALVPGGNTALPAPSAPVLLPPPPPEKRRREEEPQNPPPQSPKPPPSAEETAAATAAAAAAASAALKERKEEQRRRQRDEEGLHLLTLLLQCAESVNSDDLDEAQRALLEIAELATPFGTSTQRVAAYFAEAMSARLVSSCLGLYAPLPNAASPAASRLVSSRIAAAFQVFNGISPFVKFSHFTANQAIQEAFEREDRVHIVDLDIMQGLQWPGLFHILASRPGGPPRVRLTGLGASMEALQATGKRLSDFAETLGLPFEFFPVAEKAGNLDPEKLGVDTGRREAVAVHWLHHSLYDVTGNDSNTLHLIQRLAPKVVTMVEQDLSHSGSFLARFVEAIHYYSALFDSLDASYGEDSSERHVVEQQLLAREIRNVLAVGGPARTGDFKFGSWREFLAQSGFRAASLAGSAAAQASLLLGMFPSDGYTLVEENGTLKLGWKDLCLLTASAWRPIQTLGR; encoded by the exons ATGggctcctcctccctcctcctcttcccctcgtcctcctccgccgcccccaACCACTCCTCTTATTCCCATGCTTCCCACTCCTCCTTGCTCCCACCGCTCCCCTCCCCCTCCCCGTCCCCCTCTGACCTCTTCCTCTACCTCCACCACCTAGACCACCACGAGGCCGCCGCCGACGCCATGGTGCGCAAACGCCCGGCTCCCGACGTCGACCTGCCACCGCCGCGGCGCCACGTCACGGGGGACCTCTCCGACGTCACCGCAGCTACTGGTGCTGcaccgcctccgccgccaccCGTGCTGCTTTCTTCCGCGGTACCTGGGACCGCGCAGCTGCCCGCGCTGCCGATGCAGCTCCCCGCGTTCGGCGGCCACCACCTGCAGGCGCCGGTGACCATCGAGGTGCCACCACCAGTACCGCAGGTGGGACCGGGCCCGCCGGACGGTAACGCCAACAATAACAGCACGGCGTGGGTGGACGGCATCATCCGGGACATCATCGGGAGCAGCGGCGCCTCGGTCTCCGTCGCGCAGCTCATCCACAACGTGCGGGAGATCATCCACCCCTGCAACCCCGGCCTCGCCTCTCTCCTCGAGCTCCGCCTCCGCTCCCTCCTCGCATCCGATCTTGCCCACCccactccaccgcctcctccccaTCACCCGCTCGCGCTCGTCCCCGGCGGCAACACGGCACTCCCCGCCCCGTCTGCGCCGGTGCTCCTCCCGCCGCCACCTCCGGAGAAGCGTCGCCGCGAGGAGGAGCCCCAGAACCCGCCGCCGCAGTCGCCAAAGCCGCCTCCTTCCGCGGAGGAGACCGCCGCGGCCacagccgcggcggcggcggcggcatccgcCGCCCTCAAGGAGCGGAAGGAGGAGCAGCGGCGGAGGCAGCGCGACGAGGAGGGTCTCCACCTGCTGACGCTCCTCCTGCAGTGCGCCGAGTCGGTGAACTCGGACGACCTCGACGAGGCCCAGCGCGCGCTGCTGGAGATCGCCGAGCTGGCCACCCCGTTCGGCACCTCCACGCAGCGCGTCGCCGCCTACTTCGCCGAGGCCATGTCGGCGCGCCTCGTCAGCTCCTGCCTCGGCCTCTACGCGCCGCTCCCCAACGCCGCCTCCCCTGCGGCCTCCCGCCTCGTCAGCTCGCGCATCGCCGCCGCGTTCCAGGTCTTCAACGGCATCAGCCCCTTCGTCAAGTTCTCACATTTCACGGCGAACCAGGCCATCCAGGAGGCGTTCGAGCGGGAGGACCGCGTGCACATCGTCGACCTCGACATCATGCAGGGTCTGCAGTGGCCGGGCCTCTTCCACATCCTCGCCTCCCGCCCCGGCGGCCCGCCCAGGGTCAGGCTCACAGGCCTCGGCGCGTCCATGGAGGCGCTCCAGGCCACCGGGAAGCGCCTGTCGGACTTTGCCGAGACGCTTGGCCTGCCCTTCGAGTTCTTCCCCGTGGCGGAGAAGGCTGGCAACCTTGACCCGGAGAAGCTAGGCGTCGACACGGGGCGGCGAGAGGCCGTCGCCGTCCATTGGCTCCACCACTCCCTCTACGACGTCACTGGAAACGACTCCAACACGCTCCACCTCATCCAAAG GTTGGCGCCGAAGGTGGTGACAATGGTAGAGCAGGACCTCAGCCACTCTGGTTCCTTCCTGGCCCGTTTTGTGGAGGCCATCCACTACTACTCGGCGCTCTTCGACTCGCTTGATGCGAGCTATGGCGAGGACAGCTCAGAGCGGCACGTTGTGGAGCAGCAGCTGCTAGCGCGGGAGATCCGCAATGTGCTTGCCGTAGGTGGCCCGGCACGCACCGGGGACTTCAAGTTCGGGAGTTGGCGCGAGTTTCTCGCGCAGTCAGGGTTCCGTGCGGCCTCGCTTGCGGGCAGTGCAGCGGCGCAGGCTTCCCTGCTGCTCGGCATGTTCCCCTCCGATGGGTACACGCTCGTCGAAGAAAATGGCACTCTAAAGCTTGGGTGGAAGGATCTTTGCTTGCTCACTGCATCTGCTTGGCGGCCAATTCAGACTTTGGGTCGTTAG